A single window of Myripristis murdjan chromosome 21, fMyrMur1.1, whole genome shotgun sequence DNA harbors:
- the LOC115380253 gene encoding uncharacterized protein LOC115380253 encodes MSEPENNPPQPVEFAPNQDAPPVSTINGATPRPVFMPETFTGAGREWSDWAEQFEMAADVNNWDESLRLKFMGLLLAGRAREVYSGLSAAAKTNYTLLKDAMGRCLDPCDSDDWNRASFSSRRRLHNETVREFGIALRRLVARAYPSADLNTQDLLARDHFITHVGSGDLRISLRSAKPATLEAAINLASELELIRGLENSHLTQDAKVRGVSEPKSKSDEQMEVLLGVVEGLRQEVKVLQTAVHAFKSNLVHPVPVQAAAPPPPPQAVGTPGNVTVKREAMEQRGGCWECGCNRHIRRNCPYLQGN; translated from the coding sequence ATGTCGGAACCGGAGAATAATCCACCACAACCTGTTGAGTTTGCCCCAAATCAAGATGCTCCCCCTGTTTCAACTATTAATGGTGCAACTCCCCGTCCAGTCTTCATGCCAGAGACCTTTACTGGTGCGGGGAGAGAATGGTCTGATTGGGCTGAGCAGTTTGAGATGGCCGCTGATGTAAATAACTGGGATGAATCACTCAGGCTGAAATTTATGGGTCTCCTATTGGCAGGTCGAGCCCGTGAGGTCTACAGTGGGTTATCAGCAGCAGCTAAAACTAATTATACCCTGTTGAAAGATGCTATGGGGAGGTGTCTTGATCCCTGTGACAGTGACGATTGGAACAGGGCTAGCTTCTCCTCACGGAGGAGGCTTCATAATGAGACAGTCCGTGAGTTTGGTATTGCTTTGCGCCGGCTGGTTGCGAGAGCCTATCCCTCCGCGGACCTTAACACACAGGACCTATTGGCAAGGGACCACTTTATTACGCATGTGGGCAGTGGGGATTTGCGCATCAGTCTTCGTAGTGCCAAACCTGCAACACTGGAAGCTGCAATAAATCTGGCTTCAGAACTTGAGCTCATCAGAGGTCTAGAAAATAGCCATTTAACTCAGGATGCTAAGGTCCGGGGGGTCTCTGAACCGAAGTCTAAGAGTGATGAGCAGATGGAAGTTTTATTGGGGGTGGTGGAAGGATTGAGGCAAGAGGTTAAGGTCTTACAGACTGCTGTGCATGCTTTTAAATCAAATCTCGTACACCCTGTCCCTGTTCAGGCAGCtgcacctccccctccccctcaagCGGTTGGCACACCTGGCAATGTTACAGTTAAACGTGAGGCTATGGAACAGAGAGGGGGGTGTTGGGAGTGTGGGTGTAACAGGCACATACGCCGTAACTGTCCCTATTTGCAGGGAAACTAG